TGGCCGTTCGCAGCGGCGTGGCCGCGGCGCCGATCTTCTCCAGCGCGCTGGCCAGGCCGAGCGGGTTGCGGGTGAGTTCCGCCGCGGTCGCGTCGGCGAGGTACTCGCGCTGGCGCGAAATCGCCATCGCCAGCAGCCGCGACAGCAGCGGCGTGATCAACGCCAGCAGCACGACCACCACCACCAGCCACGGCCCGCCGCGCCGGCGCCCGCCCCGCCCGAAATATACGCCGCGGCGCGCCCAGTCCGCCAGCATCACCAGGCCGCCGAGCAAAACGCCGACCGCGGTCATCAGCAGCGTGTCGCGGTTGGCGATGTGCGCCATCTCGTGCGCCACCACCCCCTGGGTCTCCTCGCGGTCGAGCAGGATGAGCGCTCCCTCGGTCACCGCGATGGCGGCATGAGCGGGATCGCGCCCGGTAGCCAGGGCATTCGGAGCCGGATCGGGGATGACGAAGATGCGCGGCAAAGGCAGGCCGGCGGCCAGCGCCATCTCGGTCACGATGTTGTGCAGCTGGCGGTGCTCGACGACCTCGAGCCGTAGCGGTGTCGCCAGCAGCGAGGCGATCACCAGCCGGCTGCCGTTGAAATACGAGTTGAGCGCCAGCCCCGAGGAGAAAAGCGTGGCAGCGATCGTGGCCAGTGGCAGCGGTTCGCCCCCGGCGAGGAAGCCGTAGGCGGCGACATCGAGCCCGAGGCCCAAGGCGGCGAAGGCCGCGACGAAGAACAGCAGGAACGCGAGCGTGCGGCGGCGGTTCTGCGCTTGGCGCCGGTAGAGATCCACAAGCGGCTACGACTTCAGCGACAAATCCACGCGCGGCACCACCCGATCCGCCTCCTCCCCGCTGAAGAACTCCGCGCGCTGAAAGCCGAAAAACCCGGCGACCATATTGGACGGGAAGACTTCCTGGCTGG
This is a stretch of genomic DNA from Deltaproteobacteria bacterium. It encodes these proteins:
- a CDS encoding M48 family metallopeptidase encodes the protein MDLYRRQAQNRRRTLAFLLFFVAAFAALGLGLDVAAYGFLAGGEPLPLATIAATLFSSGLALNSYFNGSRLVIASLLATPLRLEVVEHRQLHNIVTEMALAAGLPLPRIFVIPDPAPNALATGRDPAHAAIAVTEGALILLDREETQGVVAHEMAHIANRDTLLMTAVGVLLGGLVMLADWARRGVYFGRGGRRRGGPWLVVVVVLLALITPLLSRLLAMAISRQREYLADATAAELTRNPLGLASALEKIGAAATPLRTATRGTAHLFISDPLRRWADAREGRLGDLLATHPPLARRIAVLRALAQGGTHE